Genomic segment of Salminus brasiliensis chromosome 16, fSalBra1.hap2, whole genome shotgun sequence:
ataaataattaccatCATAACCAGTTACAGTTTAAGTATTTTTGGCCCCACTCTCTCTTATCTTTCTACTCTcttatctttctaagtaggagaacttgcacaatcagtggctgactaaatactttttggccccACTGTATGTTTTGGTTATGAGTGGTGCAGTAATGACAGTTTTCACTTTTTAAGGTAATGgattttataaaacactttttcttttcttttttggttaAATATTGCAGTAACAGTATGAAATGTTAATGATTGAATAAATCTACTCCATGATCAGGAGAAACTTTGATTTAGGCATTCTGTCTTACCCCCAAATGATTTATatcttctaccagaggggagaaACTGAAACAGAGTGAGCTGGATGGTAAGGGTCCTCAATGATCTTGGTTGCTTGTGAAATAGTATGTTGTGTGTATATTGAAACCAGTGTAGGAAGTTTACAACCTATGCTCTTTGATGCTCTAATGACAATTCTGTCCATATTCTATATTATGTGCTTAGAACAGTAATCGGAAGTGCTGTGTAACATTAAACTGGTAGACCCTACTCTGTTTTTCTTAGTTGTCTCAGGAAAATGAGTTTTTGTTGCACGTTTATATTAGATGATTGGTATTGGGGTCCCATTTCAGATTATTGCTGTACCAAGAAACTTGAGACATTTATTGTAATTGATTGACAGTTGATGAAGAGGTGCttttactgattgttttcttctTCTAAAGCTATTATTTTAAAGCTATGAATATGCTACatgatgctttaaataaaaatattaaaaatataaaaaacaatgacATGCTAATGTAAGTCACTTTTTTCAGCACATTCAATTTTTTCAATATGGAAAAATATGTTGAATTGAAACTCATATTGCATAGAATCAAATTCTGAACTTGTAGTTGTTGTAATCTAGTCTTAAACCATTCTAGCTTGTCTACTGCAACTATAAACTCAGCAGGAGAGTTCAACTCAGGCTTGATGTGATAAATGAACTAATTAACTAACTCTTTCGTAGGTGAACTgagtgttagagcagggaaacaACTATAACATGCAAGGCACTGGTACATCAGGAATGTTGTAGCAGGATAAAGTGgtgtgaaaaagtatttgcttTTGCTGATTTCTTCTTTTTGCATGGGTCACACTGAATGGTTTCAGATCCTCaaacaaaatgtaatttaaGACTAGGAGAATATGAGGAAGTGCAAcacaccatttaaaaaaaaaggtttgtgcCCCCTCTTGTGTAAGAGCAGGGCTCTGCCACTGCCAACATTTGCTGTGAGAAAAGCACAGTAATATTTTTAactgttaaaaaaaggttcattGTTGGATTATTTTTTTGGTGGTTCAACGCatattgaaatgtatttaatacacTTTCCCCACTTCCTTCCCTAAAAGCATGTGGAATtgtaagtaataaaaaaaattaccatgaaatgaatgaattgtGATTGTCTTTGGTACTTCCACACATAAATTACTAAGAAATACAAGAACAGTGTAGGACATGGGTCCTTCAAAATTATCCACTTCTGTGCTGTTTCGATTCTAATTCTAAGAACAAAGAGCAGTAGGTGTGGTAGGTTATAACAGACAATAAGTTCACTCTGATACTGTAGGACAAGACTGTAGAGGACAACTCCTTTTAggtcagcagtagtagtagtgttttgTAATCAATGCTAATACTAGCAGGCAGTGCTTATGTACTGTAAATGTGGTACCTATCATTCAGTGTTTTCCATGTTTTCTTTAGGTTTTATTAATGGTGCCAGGCATTTTGAGAGATCTTCTCGGTgaccaaatataaaaataattgtttaagaCTTCTaactaacaaaataaaataaaataaaaaaacactgctgtatCAGGTCgactcgtaccagcgcaacacacattAAGAGGtgtgacccaccacccaaatactacctgctctgtggtggtcctgtggggtcctgaccattacaGAACTGGGTGAAGGGAGGCGtccaaagtatgcagagaaacagatggactatatGGTAAGTTGAACTAATAAAATGGGCTGAGTTCAGTTTATCAGTTCTGTTTCATGTTTTAAGAGAAATAAATATCCAACATTAAGAGGCCCTGTGTAAAAAGGGTCAGTCTGATCAGATAAAGGTCCttaacattatttatatttatcatattatataaatatttagagTACACTAATGTAAGAACATAAATTATCTTTGTGTGATCGTGTCATAAAACTATATTGTCATTTAAACTGAGTAGAATTTTACTATATGTACAAAATGTACTTTATGTAAATCACCACTGCCCTTAGCAGGTAACAACACTTGGAAAACCAGTAAAGAAAAcactttaattaataattaataatgtatttaaagaATAATTATATTTTGAAAGCATTTGCATTGAAAAATAACTGTgaaattaatgaaataattcCATATGATTTGACAGAGCTATAGATGTGacctgtggctgtgtgtgtgtgtgtgtgtgtgaagcaagGGAGACACATTCAATTACATATAAAGATAGCTATTAGTTTACTGCTTAAAGAAAACTATGTTAAAAGAGGCAAGAGTAGGATCTGAGCTGGTCCAGCAGGTACAGAGAAGTTTTCCttaaacaaacaacaaagaaaatgtgAGTGTTTGTGGACCTCTTGAAAATGACATTCTGCCATAACAAATTAAGAAAGCCATAATCAGGGCCTGTAACCTACTTAGAAAGTAGACATATAGGCGACAGGCGAAGGAGCCTGTGAATTACTCTTGAAAACACATATTTCACAAATATAACTCTAAAATAGAGGTTGAGTAGGACTGCTAACAATGAAACTGCCCACCATCAGAATAATGACTGTACATTCACCCACAGCAAAGTGTCTGTTTTGATGAACTATTAAACAATAtgtttttgcttgtttatttACAGAGATAAAAGCTGCACAGATGATGATAGGTGGCTAATTGTATATCATCTACTACCCAGCTACTCAAGGTGGTTGACCATCGTAGCTCTTGAAAAGCATAGgttatgtttttgagtttgatgCTTTAACTGGTCTACAAGcgtgaccaacctgaccaagccaGACAATCAGTATGAcgaagctggttgactagcatgaccaagctaacTGGTTGGCTAGatttggtcatgctgctagtcTATTGTTAGAATCTGTGTCAGCGCATACCCATGATTGTGGGATAGACATGGGATTTAGGTCTGTATGACACATAGGCCGTAGCTTGTGCTTCATATGATCTGGCCATACATTTTAGTGACAGTGTTAGTAGATGAACTAGTCTCCAATTTATCTGTTGTCGACCCAAGATGTAATGAGCGTCCTTGGGGCTCGGAACatattatctattatctattatttCTAGTATCCCATCACATGATTACATAATGACTGTGTGTGCCTCTCCTCTTctcaatgtatatatatatatatattctgcctTTCTGACCAATAAATGGGAAATCATTTGAGTACAGACCCATCTCTGTCATTCTTTGAGTCCCCACCCCCCCCAGCTGGCTGCAGGATCGGGAAGGACAGAGGGCTTCATGCTTGTACAGCTCTAGTATTGAGGttgaaccagaaccagaccatCAACAGACGGTTCTAAGATCGCAAATGAAaatgacactattaatatcatttaataataataatatataatataataataatatataatataataataatcaactaTTTTCAACAACTTTTACAACTGGTATtggcacaaagcagctttacaggaatcagtaatAGGACAGGAGATCAACAAAGCATAAAACCTGAGGTATGACAAAGCATGAGGGAACAGGTATGAGCTatgttgttgggccacagcctTTTCTAAGACCTTAGATATAAATGTTATGTTAAAataggtctgtaattagacagtaCACTAGGATCTAAGATTTAATAAATTGGGAGTAGTTTTAAAGgaattaaatcaaataaaattagATGCCTAATAATCGTGGCTATGTACATAATTAAAGCCTTGAACTTTAAGTCCCAGTGCGGCACCTCACTGGAATTGGGCCAGAGCATATTACGGCATCAGACATAAGACCTGTGCTGactaacatcacactaggagcgatgtggggaggaagtgccatcaaccccaccacacccggagagagcaattgtgctctcttggacttagctgctgatggcaagcaggaTGACCCAGggttaaaatatgtattttaaaatattgttgtGTCTTTATTTTCGCAGAATCATGGCTTCGTAGCAGCATTCCAGACTCGGCCTCCATGCTACAGGGGCTAACAGCGCAATGGGCCAACCGCACAGACGCGCCGCTCAAAACAAGGGGtggtgcactgtgtgtgtacaaAGCTAATTCGCACACTTCCAAACCAAAAACCAAATCCAAATTACTGTTCTTTTCACAAATttgagtagggccctggaggccgaTAAACATTAATTAATGAGAAAGCCTTCTTATTTGTGGCTGGGCTGAATGGTAATGGAAAGACTCTCAAAAGAAGGGAAGGTGTCACAGTCACAGTGCTTCTGATTAGTTTCTAAATATTAATCTGCCtgataaataaaatgatctgCCTGATAATCTTGGGCTATGTACATAATTAAAGCCTGCAGGGgtgcttcatttagtgctgacGTCACACCTGTCCCTTTGTTTGGTTTCACCATGTGCTTTCTAGCGCATGGCCCTCTTCGTGTCTgtttcccacctgtgcctcctctgtagccacgccTCCTTGTTAGTCCCATGGGTTCCTTGTTTGTCTCTGTATaggtacccctttgtttcagccttcccttgtctggtcttctGCATGTTCACATGTATATGATGTTGGCTTGGCCATGCCTGTTCGGTTTCTCCAGTTTGTGTTCCTTTGTAGTCTATCTGCTTTGTTTTGTTGTCTTGGTAATAAAACTCCTGCTTGTATGTCCACCTCTGCCACACACAGTGACAGCTAAACATTGATCAGGTCAAATCAAAGTTTCAGTGAAAAAACATACATTCCTGATCACTCGTAATTTCATTCACAATGACTGCTCTGTATTGTCAGCAGCTTATAACGCCACTCTGCCAAGTAGCTAAAAAACTATAAGCTAGGCACCAATGACTCTCATGTTGATGTAAATGAATATGCAACAATGGTCACTGGGTTAATCGAGAAGTGTGTGGATAATATGACTGAAGCAAAGCTAATAAGCACACGTCCAAACCAAAAAACATGGATGATCAGTGAAGTCTGCAGTCTGCTGAAAGCAGCATGCTGCCTTTAAATCTGGCAACAGTGAGGAACTACAAGCTGCCAGATGCAACTTGAAGGCTGGAATTAGTGGTGCTAAACACAAGGACAGCGCACAAATAACAGCCTACTTCAATGCGTCAATGTGTCAGGGAATCCAAGCAGTCACTGGCTACAGAAGAGGTGAGGAGAGCATTGATGAAGGCCCTGCAGTGAGTGGTGAAAACTGCCCAGTACATTACTGCAGCTGCCTTCCTACCCATACAGGACctctacaaaaaagaaaaaagatgccGGAGGAAAGCCACTAGCATCTCCTCTACCTGTTTCCTGTTTCAATACCTGCAATCAGGAAAGAGGTACAGGAACATTAGAGCCAGCACCACCAGATTCAAGAACAGTATCTGGTGGTATCAAGAATTCAAGAccattaaccttaacctaaatacACATCAGCAACACAAACCCAATCAAAtacaaaacatacatacacacactaatttCTCTGATCCTTCTAATTCATCCACCATATCCACACTGAGGTCCACTAGCTCAGGGACTGTATGCACTTTTAACTGAACTACTTTCTGGACATAAGCAGTGTACTGTTCTTTATACCTGAACACTAGCTGCTACTTACTCCTGCACCATACTCTCTATTTACGTTCAACATGCTGTTTACAAACCAGactggtctacctcagcatTCACTCCTGAACTCCCTATTTACTCTTCATTTACGgtttatttaaggtggaccaaATATTCGAATATGTCCAAATCAATCATCAGATTGGTGTCACATATAGCCAGTTGCACAGACCAGGAGGACTGAAAAGTGTTTAgtgaaataatgttttttaaaggTAGCTcaccattttattaatttattttttatactgtcatgaaaataaaaactaaactgaCTTGAACTGCCGCCGAAGCAAAAACCAACGTGCCTGGAGGGAATCGCCGCATTCCCGGCTCCaatgcaccagcctgcagacgtcAGTGTTGGCCAGcacgccatctacccatcctggAAAGAGCAAGTCCAATTGCGCTTTCTCGGGGCATCGGCtgtcgatggctagcagcatgaccaggatttaAACCAGCGTTTCTCAGATCATAGTGAtagcgccttagtccgctgaATAATCCCTGCTGCCCTCTATTAGCTGCAGCACTTCTCATTGGTTGAGAAACTCTTCATCAAAGATGCCAGACATAAGGCACgaggaaaaactaaaaaactTAAATCTTTAGGGGGGAagtcaaaagtaaaaaaaatagtgCACACCCTCTTCTAACTGGGGGCGTGGATGTGTTCAGAATGAACCAATTACATTCATACTCATGTTAAATAGAAACCAGTAGACACCTGCCATCATTTAAAGTGCCTCTGATTAACCCCAAAGAAGTTCAGTTGTTCTAGTAGCATTTTTCTGATATTTTTGCAGAGAGCTCCTAAAGCATCAGCGGGATCACATTGTCAGAGGCAACAGTCACCAGAGGAGAAGGTTACAGAGGAATTTCCAAGGCATTAGATATACCATGGAACATAGTGAAGACAGTCATCATCAAGTGGAGAAAACATAGAACAACAGTTACATTGCCAAGAGGACGTCCCTCCAAAACTGATGAAAAGACAAGTAGAAAACTGGTTAGGGAAGTTACCAAGAGGACTACAGTAACATTAAAGGAGTTGCAAGAATTTCTGGAACGAACTTTCCTAAAACCATTTGGAAAAATTATGTGTTATGGTCTGACGAAACCAAGGTTGAACTTTTCGGCCATAATTACAAAAGGTATGTTTGGCGCAAAAACAACACTGCACATCACCAAAACAACACCAGCTGTAGGGCTGGTGTTCTTCAGCTGGTACTGGGGCCTTGGTGAAGGTGGAAGGAATTATGAACAGTTCCAAATACCAGTCAATGTTAGCACAAAACCTCTAGGTTTCTGCaagaaagctgaagatgaaaaggaacttctttcagcacgacaacgacccaaaacatttGTCCAAGTTAcagcccagccagagcccaggtCTGAATCCAAAAATCTGTGGGGTGATCTAAAGAGGGCTGTACATAGGAGATGCCCCCGCAATCTTACGGATTTGGAGCGTttttgcaaagaagagtgggcaaCTATTGCTAAGTCAAGATGTGCCATGCTGATATGCTCCCAAAAAGACTGAGTGCTGTAATAACATCAAATGGTGCTTCAACAAAGGATTAGTTTAAGGGTGTGTCCACTTATGCTACCacattattttagttttattttttacttccCCCCCCTaaagatttcagtttttcaattGAGATGTACAGAtaataggtcacattaaagatGGAAAAAGTTCTGAAATTATTTATCTTGGTCTCATTTTTGACATCACTAAACCTGGAATTTTAACAGGGGTACACTTTTCATATCCACTGAGGCTTGTAGTGATGGGTCTTTTAATGAGGTTGATTTATTTTGGAGAACAGGTTTCTGCTGCTCAGTCTGAGATGAGtattctttgtatttttgttaaGTTTAACCCTTGAGTAGAATATTTTAGTAATCTTCATCCCTGTTGATAAATGAGTATATGTTAATGTAGTAAAGTAGTTGCATGTTTTAAAGGTCCTATTTACCTTCACATATACATTTCTACAGTCTCCTTAAATGCCCCTACCACAAAATTCATTGTTGACGTCCgtgtgtcctctttttttacattttttttttttattttttttttataaacatccTGACCCTAACATACGCTAACATACAAGCACAAGAAAACTGATGGGATAGCCAGTTAATGTCCCAGTCACAAAAGACTTCTATGCCCAGAGTTTCGCAAGATTATGCCCTTCATGCACCGTTGGGCTGCGGGGGTGGCCTGTACATCACAGCTCAGAATCATGCAGATTTGCTAAGCTGCAGGTCAACACGACTGAGTGTAGGTGGATGAATTACCACATCCAAGCCACAGTgttacacaatatatatatttgacaaATGCATGcgtgttcatatatatatatatatatatatatatatatatatatatatatatatatatatatatatatatatacatggagACATACACAACTACCCCCACATGTACTGTATTATTGTGCACAATTTATAAAGGTGGGCTGTAAACTCTGACAAAGTGTTTTACTGACAGCACAGATTCAAATACAGGCctatgtaagtgtgtaacaTACTGTCATGCTATTTGTAGCCAGCTACACTTAAAGAATAACTAAGCCACCATCTTAACAAAAGCTAatatttaaagaaaacaaataatagtttgtatatgcTGTTGCAGTGATCATATAACTGAAATGCTGTGTGCTTCAAACCAGTATAAGTTTGTTTTTGAGAGTTATAGGTGGGCTAATGGCAAAACCTCTTATACTGCTATTGACTATTGGTCATTGGTCATGTGACCTTTGACTTTAGCCTCTAAGTCAGAGAAGCTAAAATGGAAAAAAGACCTATATCCTGAGCAAAAtctaatatatgtattaaatgtactAATTAAtctatattttgtttatttttatctgATTTTATCCACAGACTTCTCCTTCACATGAGCACCTTTTTAGAAGCAGTTTTCTTATAGCTTTCCATACAGTCTAAACAACTTAGGGTAACACACAAGGAAGATGTGTGTTTATTGTATGACATTCTTGgaattattattttaggcatATTAAGGGCTCTTTGTCAAACTCACATGACATTACTTTAACTCTTTCCACTACCCGTCCTCTGAATTTACTGCCCTCTAAACGTTTCAGTGTTTCCTAGAACTGTCATTATGACACAGCTCTGGCACAGATACTGAATGCAGATGATACACACGGAATTTAATGATCAGTTTTGCTGCTTCTTTACTTCCCTCTTCAGGTACATGTACGAGTTTCAGTCTCTGACGTCACACTCGGGGATAGGCCGGTCACGTGGTGTGAATTTCCAAACCTCTGGCTGGCTTCAGGAGAGAAAATGCACAGAGCCGTTGCTAACTTATTTTCCCTGAGAAAGGAAAGGTAAGAGCGTCAAACACGTAAACTGTGGCATTTTCACGTACCTATCTTTTtcttaacaaaataattttCCCTAAACCAGACTTTCTTTTGAAGTATTACCTGTTTATCTGTTCTTTAAGAGACCGGAATGATAACTTGTGGCTACGTCGATATTGTGCAGCCAATGGTAGACTTGTTTGTTATAAGCGTGTCTCTCATGCTTGCTTTGGTTGTGTCCCGTTTTTTCTATCTGTTGACGGATATAGATCACAGAACAGGGATGGACTGTTTTGAAACGATAAGTAGAGGCAGGTATGCTAGTTTCTCCCCAAATTCCCTTTAAATGGTTACACACTGTAAGGTTGAAAAGTTGTTTACATTCTTAGTACTCACGAACTATGGAATGCCAGCGGAAAGGGGTCTTATTTCCGCACAAAAATGCAGATCTGTATTTTTTCAGTCATGTTTAGCATTCAGCTACcgaaaaacacatttttggttTTCTCTGATCAAGTTGCACTGGTGGTGTTTTGGTCAGATATGATGAGGTCCTGCTCTGACAATCTCTCAGCTGTGATCTTTCAGCTGTGAATTTAGATTAGTTGAAACTAATTAAATTATTTCCTGTAATCATGAATTCTGTCTATATTTGTAGTTTACAAGGTGTGTCTTTTATTCACTGACACAGCTTAGGCAAGACATTTATAGCCTTTTTGTTCCCTCAGGTCACTGCGTTAATGAATGGCCAAGCCAGGCAAGGTATGCCCAATGAACTGCAAGCCAATGTAAGTCTTGCTGAGTGACTGCGTGTGAAAGAGGTATTCtacaaaatgctttttttttgtttggaaaTAATTCTGTTCATCTTATTTCAGCAGGCAAATTCTGTTTAATTAAGGAGTTTGATGGTCGAAAACCTAACCAAACCTAACCTAAGCTCTGACCACTGAAACAGCGAAAGTAAATTTTGATTAGACACCAGATCCTAAATGACTTGAATGGGCTTGTTCTGTTTGCTCTCTTGCCAGTTAACAATTTCTTTAGGCTATCTGTGCCTAGAAAATGTTTGGGCTGCAGCCTTTTCCTCTACAGGCTCTGAATCAACAGCCTTGTTTCTCTGTGAGGGATATGTGGGGTTCGGTTACAGGAGTATCAGAGATCTGTTCATGTTACAGAGCTGGATAGCCTGTCCTGGAGAGAGCTACTGTGTCTGATATAGGCCTATTGTCTTACAGCTGGTCCATGGATTTCATTCCCTTTACATTCTTCACATTCTGTGTACATTGCCTAAAAATATGGGGCTAATATTTCattaattgtgtgtgtttttatctgATGTTGCCTTCATGTGCTGTCAGAACTGCATGATCTTCTAACTGGGGAACTCCAGGTGcatattaaaacaatacaaACATGAAGTACCCTTGTAAAATGGTTTCTACAACTTCCCATCAGTTAAACACATTGACACATTGATCAGTTTTGAAAAACAGGAAACAGAAGCTTCTGAGGAACATGTGAAGGCAGCGTTGGACTCCATTGCTCTATAAGACATATCCTTTTGTCATGGGCTGTATTCTTTGCTTTCTAATCCATTATCTCTTCCATGGTGAACTTTGGTTTGGTAGTATGTCTCTGCTTGCTTCCTGGTGGCACTTGCATGTCTACAGCCAATGTTTGTTTATTAAGGCTTCTGAAATGAGGGGGAAAATAATGAGCAATGTAGTAATGTGCGTTATGGAGTCAAAATATGTACTAAAAAGCATCCCTGCAGTTTTATAAAATGGTTTACAACAGAAAAAGTTTCCCCTCATATAGAAGTATTGAGGTCAAATGTATTTCATTTCTGAATTCTGAATCTGAATTCACATCTATCCAGGGCAAACTCCATTCCCCATGTCCTCTGGAAGGGGCTCTCCGGAACGCTTTGAGCGTGTCCGAAATGCGGCCCAGTATGATGATTTGCCCATAGGCCCTTTACAGAGAAATGAAGACCTCCCTGGTTTAGGAAGTCAGAGGTTTTCAGACCTGGCTCTGAGCTCCGACCCTCTACCACCTCCTCCTCTGCCAGACCAGCCTCCTATTGGACCTGAGTTTGACCCCAGCGGGAGTGAAGACAACGAGGATCCAGCTATCGACATCAAACCCGTCCACCGCTTCATTCCAGACTCGTGGAAGAACTTTTTTCGTGGGAGCAACAGGAGCAGCAAGACTTCAATGCCTGCATCCAGTAATTACAACACCACCACAGAGGGTGTTCGGTGCTCACCTCCTCACTCACCCTCAGTTCCCAGCTCATACCAGGACAAGTATGGGGGCTCTGGTGGCAGCTATAACTCTCACAAAGAACGAGAAGCTATGCTATTAGGAGACCATCTGGAATCAGTGGATGGTCGCACTGCACACACTGTTATGACCTACAGTGAGAGAGTTGAGGAATACCATCAGCGTTACGCCTACATGAAGTCTTGGGCAGGACTGCTGAGGATTCTAGGTTGTATTGAGCTGCTGTTAGGGGCAGCAGTTTTTGCATGTGTCTGTGCATACATTCACAAAGACAATGAGTGGAATAACTTGTTTGGATACTCCCAGCCTCAGCTCTACGGTGGATATGGCGGCATCTATGGTGGAGGCTATGGAGAGGCTTATTACACAGGTCCTAAGACACCATTTGTTCTTGTTGTGGCTGGGCTGGCATGGATAGTGACCGTTATCATGCTAGTGCTAGGCATGACCATGTACTATCGTGCTATCCTTTTAGATTCAAATTGGTGGCCTTTGACCGAATTTTCAATCAACCTGGCTCTCGCTATACTTTATATGGCTGCTGGTATTGTCTATGTAAGGGACACAACGCGAGGCGGGCTTTGCTATTACCCAGCCTTCAATAACGGCATCAATGCAGCTTTCTGCCGTACTGAGGCTGGTCAGACAGCAGctatcatttttctttttgtggCCATGCTGGTGTACCTGATAGGAGCTATTGTGTGCCTGAAGTTGTGGAGGCGTGAGGCTAAACGACGCTACAGAGAAAAGTATGGACATGAGGTGAGCCTGTTGTATTTCTGAGTGTTGGAAAACATCAGATCTCATTAAGAGATTTCTAATCActtaagtaataataaaaaggtttaatagtaataatgtgtATTCGTACCAATcagttatttttgtttttgtttttgttttttaccaaACCAAACTTTTTAAGAACTAGTTCAAAACCAAACGGTGGTGTAAACCATACATTGACTTTTGTGTTGTTACATCTCTAGTAGTAAATACAACCAcagtaatattagtatttttttacattttattttatatctaAATGTAATTTGTAGCATGTTCACAGAAGTAGCATTTCTgtgaatattaatgaataaaacaaATGCTAAATATTGATGATCACGCATAAAAAgcaatttttttctcattatttaaaatataataataattgtttttcaTATTAACTATTTATTTGACTGTTTTTGTCTTCCCCCTACCCTCCTTTTACTCAGATGCAGCCATCAGACTTTCCTGCAATCCAGTCTTCGGTAACTAGTCCATTACTCTCTGTTTTTAGAAGTTGTATTTGTTGTATTGTATGTCAAATTGTAAGGTAATACT
This window contains:
- the marveld2a gene encoding MARVEL domain-containing protein 2 isoform X2 yields the protein MSSGRGSPERFERVRNAAQYDDLPIGPLQRNEDLPGLGSQRFSDLALSSDPLPPPPLPDQPPIGPEFDPSGSEDNEDPAIDIKPVHRFIPDSWKNFFRGSNRSSKTSMPASSNYNTTTEGVRCSPPHSPSVPSSYQDKYGGSGGSYNSHKEREAMLLGDHLESVDGRTAHTVMTYSERVEEYHQRYAYMKSWAGLLRILGCIELLLGAAVFACVCAYIHKDNEWNNLFGYSQPQLYGGYGGIYGGGYGEAYYTGPKTPFVLVVAGLAWIVTVIMLVLGMTMYYRAILLDSNWWPLTEFSINLALAILYMAAGIVYVRDTTRGGLCYYPAFNNGINAAFCRTEAGQTAAIIFLFVAMLVYLIGAIVCLKLWRREAKRRYREKYGHEMQPSDFPAIQSSTVDRPRIPESILVSSAAPVNNAYPAASPASKTKLVKGPILSGYIPKPVIVPDYISKYPSIRTDEERDQYKAVFNDQYSEYKELHAEVNATLKKFDEVDGMMRNLPQHPSNQMESDRINRILQEYQRKKNDPSFLEKKERCEYLKNKLAHIKHRIQEYDKVMTWNDGYG
- the marveld2a gene encoding MARVEL domain-containing protein 2 isoform X1; translated protein: MNGQARQGQTPFPMSSGRGSPERFERVRNAAQYDDLPIGPLQRNEDLPGLGSQRFSDLALSSDPLPPPPLPDQPPIGPEFDPSGSEDNEDPAIDIKPVHRFIPDSWKNFFRGSNRSSKTSMPASSNYNTTTEGVRCSPPHSPSVPSSYQDKYGGSGGSYNSHKEREAMLLGDHLESVDGRTAHTVMTYSERVEEYHQRYAYMKSWAGLLRILGCIELLLGAAVFACVCAYIHKDNEWNNLFGYSQPQLYGGYGGIYGGGYGEAYYTGPKTPFVLVVAGLAWIVTVIMLVLGMTMYYRAILLDSNWWPLTEFSINLALAILYMAAGIVYVRDTTRGGLCYYPAFNNGINAAFCRTEAGQTAAIIFLFVAMLVYLIGAIVCLKLWRREAKRRYREKYGHEMQPSDFPAIQSSTVDRPRIPESILVSSAAPVNNAYPAASPASKTKLVKGPILSGYIPKPVIVPDYISKYPSIRTDEERDQYKAVFNDQYSEYKELHAEVNATLKKFDEVDGMMRNLPQHPSNQMESDRINRILQEYQRKKNDPSFLEKKERCEYLKNKLAHIKHRIQEYDKVMTWNDGYG